The Thunnus thynnus chromosome 2, fThuThy2.1, whole genome shotgun sequence genome includes a region encoding these proteins:
- the LOC137171144 gene encoding NLR family CARD domain-containing protein 3-like isoform X1: MNKALFLNRPGPDNRELQRDHVHGKKLKQKKTLIISSLISHVFINDNMERRRIHQRPDSSEPEPEPEPEPEPGPEPSCVSMKSDRSKQGLVVFKGQQPSAAKKRRIHQRPDSSEPEPGPEPEPGPEPSCVSMKSDESKQGLIDFKDQQPSAAKKVDQESSEVPSGQSAQQHLTHLDSIFMLLEENIITFVKNELKKMQKVLNSDYPECLESQREDEKVLDSDEEEQRRSSREAFQKITLHFLRIMKQEELADRLQNKTPAPVGQRELKSNLKKKFQCVFEGIAKAGNPTLLNQIYTELYITEGGTANVNDEHEVIQIETTSRKPVRPETTIRQEDIFKASPGRDEPIRTVMTKGVAGIGKTVLTQKFTLDWAEDKANQDIQFTFPFTFRELNVLKEKKYSLVELIHHFFTETKEAGICSFEEFQVVFIFDGLDECRLPLDFHNNEILTDVTESTSVDVLLTNLIRGKLLPSARLWITTRPAAANQIPPECVGMVTEVRGFTDPQKKEYFRKRFRDKKQASTIISHIKTSRSLHIMCHMPVFCWITATVLEDVLKSREGGELPKTLTEMYIHFLVVQIKLKNIKYDGRAETDPNWSPESRKMIESLGKLAFEQLQKGNLIFYESDLTECGIDIRAASVYSGVFTQIFKEERGLYQDKVFCFVHLSIQEFLAALHVHLTFINSGVNLLEEQQTMSQKSETKQESAETHLYQRAVDESLKSPNGHLDLFLRFLLGLSLQTNQTLLRGLLTQTGCSSLTNQETVEYIKKKISEDLSAERTINLFHCLNELKDHTLVEEIQQSLKSGSLSTDKLSPAQWSALVFILLSSEKDLDLFDLRKYSASEEALLRLLPVVKASNKALLTGCNLSERSCAALSSVLSSQSSSLRELDLSDNNLQNSGVKLLSAGLQSSNCTLETLSLSGCLITEEGCASLASALSSNPSHLRELNLSYNHPGASGEELLSTRLEDPHWRLDTLRLQPAGDRWLKPGLRKYFCQLTLDPNTAHRKLKLSENNRKVTHVKEDQSYPDHPDRFDGWPQLLCRNDLTGRCYWEVEWRGRVHIAVSYSRISRRGEDCRFGGNDQSWSLYCSVSGYSVWHNKTGTTISSSSSSVSHRVAVYVDCPAGTLSFYRVSSDTLIHIHTFNTKFTQPLCAGFGFWSERSGSVSLCSL; this comes from the exons ATGAATAAAGCTCTTTTTCTAAACAGACCTGGTCCAGacaacagagagctgcagagagaccACGTTCATGGGAAGAAGTTGA AACAGAAGAAGACTCTCATCATTTCATCACTGATTTCTCATGTCTTTATTAATGACAACATGGAAAG AAGGAGGATCCATCAGAGACCAGACTCctctgaacctgaacctgaacctgaacctgaacctgaacctggacctgaacccagctgtgtgtctatgaagagtgaccggtcAAAGCAGGgccttgttgtttttaaaggacAACAACCCTCTGCTGCAAAGAA AAGGAGGATCCATCAGAGACCAGACTCCTCTGAACCTGAACCtggacctgaacctgaacctggacctgaacccagctgtgtgtctatgaagagtgacgAGTCAAAGCAGGGCCTCATTGATTTTAAAGACCAACAACCCTCTGCTGCAAAGAA agtggaccaggagagctcagaggttcccagtggtcagtctgcccagcagcatctaacacacctggactccatatttatg ctgctggaggagaacatcatcacttttgtgaagaacgagctgaagaagatgcagaaggtTCTGAATtcagattacccagaatgcttagagagtcagagggaggatgagAAGGTGTTGGACAGTGatgaggaagagcagaggaggagcagcagagaggcatttcagaagatcacactgcacttcctgaggataatgaagcaggaggagctggctgaccgtCTGCAGAACA AAACTCCTGCTCCAGTTGGTCAACGTGAACTCAAGtctaacctgaagaagaagttccagtgtgtgtttgaggggattgctaaagcaggaaacccaacccttctgaatcagatctacacagagctctacatcacagagggagggactgcaaatgtcaatgatgaacatgaggtcatACAGATTGAAACAACATCCAGGAAACCAGtcagaccagaaacaacaatcagacaagaagacatctttaaagcctcacctggaagagatgaaccaatcagaacagtgatgacaaagggagtggctggcattgggaaaacagtcttaacacagaagttcactctggactgggctgaagacaaagccaaccaagacatacagttcacatttccattcactttcagagagctgaatgtgctgaaagagaaaaagtacagcttggtggaacttattcatcacttctttactgaaaccaaagaagcaggaatctgcagctttgaagagttccaggttgtgttcatctttgatggtctagatgagtgtcgacttcctctggacttccacaacaatgagatcctgactgatgtaaCAGAGTctacctcagtggatgtgctgctaacaaacctcatcagggggaaactgcttccctctgctcgtCTCTGGATAACaacacgacctgcagcagccaatcagatccctcctgagtgtgttggcatggtgacagaggtcagaggcttcactgacccacagaagaaggagtacttcaggaagagattcagagataaGAAGCAGGCCAGCacaatcatctcccacatcaagacatcacgaagcctccacatcatgtgccacatgccagtcttctgctggatcactgctacagttctggaggatgtgttgaaaagcagagagggaggagagctgcccaagaccctgactgagatgtacatccacttcctggtggttcagaTCAAACTGAAGAACATCAAGTATGATGGAAGAGCTGAAACAGATCCAAACTggagtccagagagcaggaagatgattgagtctctgggaaaactggcttttgagcagctgcagaaaggcaacctgatcttctatgaatcagacctgacagagtgtggcatcgatatcagagcagcctcagtgtactcaggagtgttcacacagatctttaaagaggagagagggctgtaccaggacaaggtgttctgcttcGTCCATCTGAGcattcaggagtttctggctgctcttcatgtccatctgacattcatcaactctggagtcaatctgctggAAGAACAACAAACAATGTCCCAGAAGTCTGAAACTAAACAAGAATCTGCAGAAACACATCTGTACCAGAGAGCTGTGGACGAGTCCTTGaagagtccaaatggacacctggacttgttcctccgcttccttctgggtctttcactgcagaccaatcagaccCTCCTGCGAGgtctgctgacacagacaggatGTAGTTCACTgaccaatcaggaaacagttgagtacatcaagaagaagatcagtgagGATCTGTCAGCTGAGAGAAccatcaatctgttccactgtctgaatgaactgaaagatCATActctagtggaggagatccaacagtcCCTGAAatcaggaagtctctccacagataaactgtctcctgctcagtggtcagctctggtcttcatcttactgtcatcagaaaaagatctggactTGTTTGACCTGaggaaatactctgcttcagaggaggctcttctgaggctgctgccagtggtcaaagcctccaacaaagctct GCTGACTGGCTGTAACCTTTctgagagaagctgtgcagctctgtcctcagttctcagctcccagtcctccagTTTGAGAGAGCTTGACTTGAGTGACAACAACCTGCAGAATTCAGGAGTGAAgttgctgtctgctggactacAGAGTTCAAACTgtacactggaaactctcag cctgtcaggatgtctgatcacagaggaaggctgtgcttctctggcctcagctctgagctccaacccctcccatctgagagagctgaacttgagctacaatcatccaggagccTCAGGAGAGGAACTGCTGTCTACTAGACTggaggatccacactggagactggacactctcag gctgcagcctgctggagaCCGATGGTTGAAACCAggtctgaggaagt atttctgtcaactcacactggatccaaacacagcacacagaaaactcaaactgtctgaaaacaacaggaaggtgacacaTGTGAAGGaggatcagtcatatcctgatcatccagacagatttgatggctggcctcagctgctgtgtagaaatgatctgactggtcgctgttactgggaggtcgagtggagaggaagagttCATATAGCAGTGAGTTACAGCAGAATcagcaggagaggagaagacTGCAGGTTTGGAGggaatgatcagtcctggagtctgtACTGCTCTGTTAGTGGTTACTCTGTCTGGCACAATAAGACAGGAACAAcaatctcctcctcctcttcctctgtctctcacagagtagcagtgtatgtggactgtcctgctggcactctgtccttctacagagtctcctctgacacactgatccacatccacaccttcaacaccaaattcactcagcctctgtgtgcTGGGTTTGGGTTCTGGTCTGAAAGGTCtggttcagtgtctctgtgttctctgtag
- the LOC137171144 gene encoding NLR family CARD domain-containing protein 3-like isoform X2 has protein sequence MERRRIHQRPDSSEPEPEPEPEPEPGPEPSCVSMKSDRSKQGLVVFKGQQPSAAKKRRIHQRPDSSEPEPGPEPEPGPEPSCVSMKSDESKQGLIDFKDQQPSAAKKVDQESSEVPSGQSAQQHLTHLDSIFMLLEENIITFVKNELKKMQKVLNSDYPECLESQREDEKVLDSDEEEQRRSSREAFQKITLHFLRIMKQEELADRLQNKTPAPVGQRELKSNLKKKFQCVFEGIAKAGNPTLLNQIYTELYITEGGTANVNDEHEVIQIETTSRKPVRPETTIRQEDIFKASPGRDEPIRTVMTKGVAGIGKTVLTQKFTLDWAEDKANQDIQFTFPFTFRELNVLKEKKYSLVELIHHFFTETKEAGICSFEEFQVVFIFDGLDECRLPLDFHNNEILTDVTESTSVDVLLTNLIRGKLLPSARLWITTRPAAANQIPPECVGMVTEVRGFTDPQKKEYFRKRFRDKKQASTIISHIKTSRSLHIMCHMPVFCWITATVLEDVLKSREGGELPKTLTEMYIHFLVVQIKLKNIKYDGRAETDPNWSPESRKMIESLGKLAFEQLQKGNLIFYESDLTECGIDIRAASVYSGVFTQIFKEERGLYQDKVFCFVHLSIQEFLAALHVHLTFINSGVNLLEEQQTMSQKSETKQESAETHLYQRAVDESLKSPNGHLDLFLRFLLGLSLQTNQTLLRGLLTQTGCSSLTNQETVEYIKKKISEDLSAERTINLFHCLNELKDHTLVEEIQQSLKSGSLSTDKLSPAQWSALVFILLSSEKDLDLFDLRKYSASEEALLRLLPVVKASNKALLTGCNLSERSCAALSSVLSSQSSSLRELDLSDNNLQNSGVKLLSAGLQSSNCTLETLSLSGCLITEEGCASLASALSSNPSHLRELNLSYNHPGASGEELLSTRLEDPHWRLDTLRLQPAGDRWLKPGLRKYFCQLTLDPNTAHRKLKLSENNRKVTHVKEDQSYPDHPDRFDGWPQLLCRNDLTGRCYWEVEWRGRVHIAVSYSRISRRGEDCRFGGNDQSWSLYCSVSGYSVWHNKTGTTISSSSSSVSHRVAVYVDCPAGTLSFYRVSSDTLIHIHTFNTKFTQPLCAGFGFWSERSGSVSLCSL, from the exons ATGGAAAG AAGGAGGATCCATCAGAGACCAGACTCctctgaacctgaacctgaacctgaacctgaacctgaacctggacctgaacccagctgtgtgtctatgaagagtgaccggtcAAAGCAGGgccttgttgtttttaaaggacAACAACCCTCTGCTGCAAAGAA AAGGAGGATCCATCAGAGACCAGACTCCTCTGAACCTGAACCtggacctgaacctgaacctggacctgaacccagctgtgtgtctatgaagagtgacgAGTCAAAGCAGGGCCTCATTGATTTTAAAGACCAACAACCCTCTGCTGCAAAGAA agtggaccaggagagctcagaggttcccagtggtcagtctgcccagcagcatctaacacacctggactccatatttatg ctgctggaggagaacatcatcacttttgtgaagaacgagctgaagaagatgcagaaggtTCTGAATtcagattacccagaatgcttagagagtcagagggaggatgagAAGGTGTTGGACAGTGatgaggaagagcagaggaggagcagcagagaggcatttcagaagatcacactgcacttcctgaggataatgaagcaggaggagctggctgaccgtCTGCAGAACA AAACTCCTGCTCCAGTTGGTCAACGTGAACTCAAGtctaacctgaagaagaagttccagtgtgtgtttgaggggattgctaaagcaggaaacccaacccttctgaatcagatctacacagagctctacatcacagagggagggactgcaaatgtcaatgatgaacatgaggtcatACAGATTGAAACAACATCCAGGAAACCAGtcagaccagaaacaacaatcagacaagaagacatctttaaagcctcacctggaagagatgaaccaatcagaacagtgatgacaaagggagtggctggcattgggaaaacagtcttaacacagaagttcactctggactgggctgaagacaaagccaaccaagacatacagttcacatttccattcactttcagagagctgaatgtgctgaaagagaaaaagtacagcttggtggaacttattcatcacttctttactgaaaccaaagaagcaggaatctgcagctttgaagagttccaggttgtgttcatctttgatggtctagatgagtgtcgacttcctctggacttccacaacaatgagatcctgactgatgtaaCAGAGTctacctcagtggatgtgctgctaacaaacctcatcagggggaaactgcttccctctgctcgtCTCTGGATAACaacacgacctgcagcagccaatcagatccctcctgagtgtgttggcatggtgacagaggtcagaggcttcactgacccacagaagaaggagtacttcaggaagagattcagagataaGAAGCAGGCCAGCacaatcatctcccacatcaagacatcacgaagcctccacatcatgtgccacatgccagtcttctgctggatcactgctacagttctggaggatgtgttgaaaagcagagagggaggagagctgcccaagaccctgactgagatgtacatccacttcctggtggttcagaTCAAACTGAAGAACATCAAGTATGATGGAAGAGCTGAAACAGATCCAAACTggagtccagagagcaggaagatgattgagtctctgggaaaactggcttttgagcagctgcagaaaggcaacctgatcttctatgaatcagacctgacagagtgtggcatcgatatcagagcagcctcagtgtactcaggagtgttcacacagatctttaaagaggagagagggctgtaccaggacaaggtgttctgcttcGTCCATCTGAGcattcaggagtttctggctgctcttcatgtccatctgacattcatcaactctggagtcaatctgctggAAGAACAACAAACAATGTCCCAGAAGTCTGAAACTAAACAAGAATCTGCAGAAACACATCTGTACCAGAGAGCTGTGGACGAGTCCTTGaagagtccaaatggacacctggacttgttcctccgcttccttctgggtctttcactgcagaccaatcagaccCTCCTGCGAGgtctgctgacacagacaggatGTAGTTCACTgaccaatcaggaaacagttgagtacatcaagaagaagatcagtgagGATCTGTCAGCTGAGAGAAccatcaatctgttccactgtctgaatgaactgaaagatCATActctagtggaggagatccaacagtcCCTGAAatcaggaagtctctccacagataaactgtctcctgctcagtggtcagctctggtcttcatcttactgtcatcagaaaaagatctggactTGTTTGACCTGaggaaatactctgcttcagaggaggctcttctgaggctgctgccagtggtcaaagcctccaacaaagctct GCTGACTGGCTGTAACCTTTctgagagaagctgtgcagctctgtcctcagttctcagctcccagtcctccagTTTGAGAGAGCTTGACTTGAGTGACAACAACCTGCAGAATTCAGGAGTGAAgttgctgtctgctggactacAGAGTTCAAACTgtacactggaaactctcag cctgtcaggatgtctgatcacagaggaaggctgtgcttctctggcctcagctctgagctccaacccctcccatctgagagagctgaacttgagctacaatcatccaggagccTCAGGAGAGGAACTGCTGTCTACTAGACTggaggatccacactggagactggacactctcag gctgcagcctgctggagaCCGATGGTTGAAACCAggtctgaggaagt atttctgtcaactcacactggatccaaacacagcacacagaaaactcaaactgtctgaaaacaacaggaaggtgacacaTGTGAAGGaggatcagtcatatcctgatcatccagacagatttgatggctggcctcagctgctgtgtagaaatgatctgactggtcgctgttactgggaggtcgagtggagaggaagagttCATATAGCAGTGAGTTACAGCAGAATcagcaggagaggagaagacTGCAGGTTTGGAGggaatgatcagtcctggagtctgtACTGCTCTGTTAGTGGTTACTCTGTCTGGCACAATAAGACAGGAACAAcaatctcctcctcctcttcctctgtctctcacagagtagcagtgtatgtggactgtcctgctggcactctgtccttctacagagtctcctctgacacactgatccacatccacaccttcaacaccaaattcactcagcctctgtgtgcTGGGTTTGGGTTCTGGTCTGAAAGGTCtggttcagtgtctctgtgttctctgtag
- the LOC137171144 gene encoding NLR family CARD domain-containing protein 3-like isoform X3, whose product MKSDRSKQGLVVFKGQQPSAAKKRRIHQRPDSSEPEPGPEPEPGPEPSCVSMKSDESKQGLIDFKDQQPSAAKKVDQESSEVPSGQSAQQHLTHLDSIFMLLEENIITFVKNELKKMQKVLNSDYPECLESQREDEKVLDSDEEEQRRSSREAFQKITLHFLRIMKQEELADRLQNKTPAPVGQRELKSNLKKKFQCVFEGIAKAGNPTLLNQIYTELYITEGGTANVNDEHEVIQIETTSRKPVRPETTIRQEDIFKASPGRDEPIRTVMTKGVAGIGKTVLTQKFTLDWAEDKANQDIQFTFPFTFRELNVLKEKKYSLVELIHHFFTETKEAGICSFEEFQVVFIFDGLDECRLPLDFHNNEILTDVTESTSVDVLLTNLIRGKLLPSARLWITTRPAAANQIPPECVGMVTEVRGFTDPQKKEYFRKRFRDKKQASTIISHIKTSRSLHIMCHMPVFCWITATVLEDVLKSREGGELPKTLTEMYIHFLVVQIKLKNIKYDGRAETDPNWSPESRKMIESLGKLAFEQLQKGNLIFYESDLTECGIDIRAASVYSGVFTQIFKEERGLYQDKVFCFVHLSIQEFLAALHVHLTFINSGVNLLEEQQTMSQKSETKQESAETHLYQRAVDESLKSPNGHLDLFLRFLLGLSLQTNQTLLRGLLTQTGCSSLTNQETVEYIKKKISEDLSAERTINLFHCLNELKDHTLVEEIQQSLKSGSLSTDKLSPAQWSALVFILLSSEKDLDLFDLRKYSASEEALLRLLPVVKASNKALLTGCNLSERSCAALSSVLSSQSSSLRELDLSDNNLQNSGVKLLSAGLQSSNCTLETLSLSGCLITEEGCASLASALSSNPSHLRELNLSYNHPGASGEELLSTRLEDPHWRLDTLRLQPAGDRWLKPGLRKYFCQLTLDPNTAHRKLKLSENNRKVTHVKEDQSYPDHPDRFDGWPQLLCRNDLTGRCYWEVEWRGRVHIAVSYSRISRRGEDCRFGGNDQSWSLYCSVSGYSVWHNKTGTTISSSSSSVSHRVAVYVDCPAGTLSFYRVSSDTLIHIHTFNTKFTQPLCAGFGFWSERSGSVSLCSL is encoded by the exons atgaagagtgaccggtcAAAGCAGGgccttgttgtttttaaaggacAACAACCCTCTGCTGCAAAGAA AAGGAGGATCCATCAGAGACCAGACTCCTCTGAACCTGAACCtggacctgaacctgaacctggacctgaacccagctgtgtgtctatgaagagtgacgAGTCAAAGCAGGGCCTCATTGATTTTAAAGACCAACAACCCTCTGCTGCAAAGAA agtggaccaggagagctcagaggttcccagtggtcagtctgcccagcagcatctaacacacctggactccatatttatg ctgctggaggagaacatcatcacttttgtgaagaacgagctgaagaagatgcagaaggtTCTGAATtcagattacccagaatgcttagagagtcagagggaggatgagAAGGTGTTGGACAGTGatgaggaagagcagaggaggagcagcagagaggcatttcagaagatcacactgcacttcctgaggataatgaagcaggaggagctggctgaccgtCTGCAGAACA AAACTCCTGCTCCAGTTGGTCAACGTGAACTCAAGtctaacctgaagaagaagttccagtgtgtgtttgaggggattgctaaagcaggaaacccaacccttctgaatcagatctacacagagctctacatcacagagggagggactgcaaatgtcaatgatgaacatgaggtcatACAGATTGAAACAACATCCAGGAAACCAGtcagaccagaaacaacaatcagacaagaagacatctttaaagcctcacctggaagagatgaaccaatcagaacagtgatgacaaagggagtggctggcattgggaaaacagtcttaacacagaagttcactctggactgggctgaagacaaagccaaccaagacatacagttcacatttccattcactttcagagagctgaatgtgctgaaagagaaaaagtacagcttggtggaacttattcatcacttctttactgaaaccaaagaagcaggaatctgcagctttgaagagttccaggttgtgttcatctttgatggtctagatgagtgtcgacttcctctggacttccacaacaatgagatcctgactgatgtaaCAGAGTctacctcagtggatgtgctgctaacaaacctcatcagggggaaactgcttccctctgctcgtCTCTGGATAACaacacgacctgcagcagccaatcagatccctcctgagtgtgttggcatggtgacagaggtcagaggcttcactgacccacagaagaaggagtacttcaggaagagattcagagataaGAAGCAGGCCAGCacaatcatctcccacatcaagacatcacgaagcctccacatcatgtgccacatgccagtcttctgctggatcactgctacagttctggaggatgtgttgaaaagcagagagggaggagagctgcccaagaccctgactgagatgtacatccacttcctggtggttcagaTCAAACTGAAGAACATCAAGTATGATGGAAGAGCTGAAACAGATCCAAACTggagtccagagagcaggaagatgattgagtctctgggaaaactggcttttgagcagctgcagaaaggcaacctgatcttctatgaatcagacctgacagagtgtggcatcgatatcagagcagcctcagtgtactcaggagtgttcacacagatctttaaagaggagagagggctgtaccaggacaaggtgttctgcttcGTCCATCTGAGcattcaggagtttctggctgctcttcatgtccatctgacattcatcaactctggagtcaatctgctggAAGAACAACAAACAATGTCCCAGAAGTCTGAAACTAAACAAGAATCTGCAGAAACACATCTGTACCAGAGAGCTGTGGACGAGTCCTTGaagagtccaaatggacacctggacttgttcctccgcttccttctgggtctttcactgcagaccaatcagaccCTCCTGCGAGgtctgctgacacagacaggatGTAGTTCACTgaccaatcaggaaacagttgagtacatcaagaagaagatcagtgagGATCTGTCAGCTGAGAGAAccatcaatctgttccactgtctgaatgaactgaaagatCATActctagtggaggagatccaacagtcCCTGAAatcaggaagtctctccacagataaactgtctcctgctcagtggtcagctctggtcttcatcttactgtcatcagaaaaagatctggactTGTTTGACCTGaggaaatactctgcttcagaggaggctcttctgaggctgctgccagtggtcaaagcctccaacaaagctct GCTGACTGGCTGTAACCTTTctgagagaagctgtgcagctctgtcctcagttctcagctcccagtcctccagTTTGAGAGAGCTTGACTTGAGTGACAACAACCTGCAGAATTCAGGAGTGAAgttgctgtctgctggactacAGAGTTCAAACTgtacactggaaactctcag cctgtcaggatgtctgatcacagaggaaggctgtgcttctctggcctcagctctgagctccaacccctcccatctgagagagctgaacttgagctacaatcatccaggagccTCAGGAGAGGAACTGCTGTCTACTAGACTggaggatccacactggagactggacactctcag gctgcagcctgctggagaCCGATGGTTGAAACCAggtctgaggaagt atttctgtcaactcacactggatccaaacacagcacacagaaaactcaaactgtctgaaaacaacaggaaggtgacacaTGTGAAGGaggatcagtcatatcctgatcatccagacagatttgatggctggcctcagctgctgtgtagaaatgatctgactggtcgctgttactgggaggtcgagtggagaggaagagttCATATAGCAGTGAGTTACAGCAGAATcagcaggagaggagaagacTGCAGGTTTGGAGggaatgatcagtcctggagtctgtACTGCTCTGTTAGTGGTTACTCTGTCTGGCACAATAAGACAGGAACAAcaatctcctcctcctcttcctctgtctctcacagagtagcagtgtatgtggactgtcctgctggcactctgtccttctacagagtctcctctgacacactgatccacatccacaccttcaacaccaaattcactcagcctctgtgtgcTGGGTTTGGGTTCTGGTCTGAAAGGTCtggttcagtgtctctgtgttctctgtag